The sequence GACGCCTCGGGCAAGGTCGAGGGGAAGATCACCTTCCAGACCTGGAACCTCCAGGCGAACTTCAAGGACTACTTCAACGGCGTGATCGCGGACTTCGAGAAGAAGTACCCGGGCACCGAGGTCAAGTGGGTCGACCGCCCCGGCGAGGGCTACGCGGACAAGATCAGCGCGGACGCGGCCGGCGGCACCCTGCCCGACGTCGTCAACGTCTCCCCCGACCTGGTGGCCCCGCTGGCCAAGGCCGGTATCGCGCTCGACCTCGACAAGGCGGCGTCGAAGTACCGCAAGGAGTACCTGGACGGGGCCTGGAAGAGCCACCAGATACCCGGCACGCAGGGCACGTACGCCTTCCCCTGGTACCTCAACACCGGCCCGATGTTCTACAACAAGCGCCTGTTCAAGGACGCCGGACTCGACCCGCAGAAGCCGCCGGCCACCTACGACGAGGTCTTCGCGGACGGTCTGGAGCTGGCGGAGAAGAGCCACGGCAAGGTCGCCACCCTCGCGAACGTCCCCACCATCGAGGACTTCGGCCGCTACGGCGGACAGCTGATGAACAAGGAGGGCACGGGCTTCGCCTTCAACGACGCGAAGGGCGTCGAACTCCTCACGCACTACAAGAAGCTGTACGACGCCAAGGCACTCGACTCGCAGGCGCTGACCGCGACCCCGGAGTCCTCCGGCCACAAGTTCCTCACCGAGTCCGTGGCCATGAACCCGGGCAGCGCGCTGGACCTGGCCAACTTCAAGAAGCAGGCCCCGAGCCTCTACAAGAACATCGGGATCACCGACCAGGTCAGCAACACCGGCAAGGCCAACATGTATGTCATGGGCGTCATGGTGAACGCGCAGACCAAGCGCAAGCCCGCCGCCGTGGCCTTCGCCCACTACGTGACCGACGCGACCCGGCAGATGGAGTTCGCCAAGCAGGTCGCCATCTTCCCGAGCACCGCCGGCTCGCTCGACGACCCGTACTTCACCAAGGAGGACGGCACGGACGTGACCCGGGTCCGGGTCGCCGCCGCGAAGTCCCTGAAGACGGCCGTCAACTACACCCCGGTGCTGTTCAGCGAGCAGATGAAGACCGAACTGCGCAACCAGATCGCCAAGGCGCTCCAGGGAAAGCAGAGCCCCAAGGAAGCTCTTGACAACGCTGTCAAGGCCTGTGACCGGCTGTTGCAGCAGAGCTGAGCCCCTCGTGAACTCCCCCGCCACCCCCGCCCCCGCCGTCGCGGCGGCCCGGAGCACCGACTCCGGCCGCCGCCGGCCCGCGGGCCGGATCCGCCGTCACCTCCCCCTCAGCCCCTGGCTGTTCGCCGCGCCCGGTCTGATCGTGGTCGGCGCCTTCAGCCTCTACCCGTTCTTCAGCACGCTGGTGAACTCCTTCACCGACCGGCGCACGCTGGTCCCCGGCTCGTACGTCGGCCTGGCGAACTTCCGGGAGCTGCTGCACGACGAGATGTTCTGGACCGGCCTGCGCAACAGCGTGCTGTACGTCGTCGGCGTCGTCCCCGCACTCGTCATCCTGCCGCTGCTGCTGGCGATGCTCGTCCAGCGGCACATCCCCGGCATCACCTTCTTCCGGTCGGCCTTCTACACCCCCGTCGTCGCGTCCATCGTGGTTGTCGGCCTGATCTGGGTGTGGATGCTGGACGACCGCGGGCTGGTCAACGCGGTCCTGGAGGCCGTCGGCGTCGGCAAGGTCGGCTTCCTGAGCGACCAGTGGCTGCTGCTGGGCAGCGCGATGACGGTCACGGTCTGGAAGGGCCTCGGCTACTACATGATCATCTATCTGGCCGCCCTCGCGAACGTCCCGAGAGAGCTGCACGAGGCCGCGTCGGTGGACGGTGCCGGAGTCGTACGCCGCTTCTTCACGGTCACCG is a genomic window of Streptomyces sp. NBC_00708 containing:
- a CDS encoding sugar ABC transporter substrate-binding protein, with protein sequence MRISRRAVAAAAVLATVLPLSACGGGSGSDSSDASGKVEGKITFQTWNLQANFKDYFNGVIADFEKKYPGTEVKWVDRPGEGYADKISADAAGGTLPDVVNVSPDLVAPLAKAGIALDLDKAASKYRKEYLDGAWKSHQIPGTQGTYAFPWYLNTGPMFYNKRLFKDAGLDPQKPPATYDEVFADGLELAEKSHGKVATLANVPTIEDFGRYGGQLMNKEGTGFAFNDAKGVELLTHYKKLYDAKALDSQALTATPESSGHKFLTESVAMNPGSALDLANFKKQAPSLYKNIGITDQVSNTGKANMYVMGVMVNAQTKRKPAAVAFAHYVTDATRQMEFAKQVAIFPSTAGSLDDPYFTKEDGTDVTRVRVAAAKSLKTAVNYTPVLFSEQMKTELRNQIAKALQGKQSPKEALDNAVKACDRLLQQS
- a CDS encoding sugar ABC transporter permease, encoding MRRHLPLSPWLFAAPGLIVVGAFSLYPFFSTLVNSFTDRRTLVPGSYVGLANFRELLHDEMFWTGLRNSVLYVVGVVPALVILPLLLAMLVQRHIPGITFFRSAFYTPVVASIVVVGLIWVWMLDDRGLVNAVLEAVGVGKVGFLSDQWLLLGSAMTVTVWKGLGYYMIIYLAALANVPRELHEAASVDGAGVVRRFFTVTVPAIRSTMVLVAALSSVSAFKVFSEVYLMAGPSGGPAGEDTTLVMLVQRVGTGLSGRVGYASAISVVIFVVTVGLMLLVLRADRKEDA